Proteins from a single region of Pseudomonas sp. 10S4:
- the ureC gene encoding urease subunit alpha, whose product MKISRQAYADMFGPTVGDKVRLADTELWIEVEKDFTTYGEEVKFGGGKVIRDGQGQSQLLAAEVVDTVITNALIVDHWGIVKADVGLKDGRVAGIGKAGNPDVQPNVTMAIGASTEVIAGEGMILTAGGIDTHIHFICPQQIEEALMSGVTTMIGGGTGPATGTNATTCTSGPWHLARMLQAADAFPMNIGLTGKGNASLPEPLIEQVKAGAIGLKLHEDWGTTPASIDNCLSVADQYDVQVAIHTDTLNESGFVETTLAAFKGRTIHTYHTEGAGGGHAPDIIKACGFANVLPSSTNPTRPFTRNTIDEHLDMLMVCHHLDPSIAEDVAFAESRIRRETIAAEDILHDLGAFSMISSDSQAMGRVGEVITRTWQTADKMKKQRGPLPQDGEGNDNFRAKRYIAKYTINPAITHGISHEVGSIEVGKWADLVLWRPAFFGVKPTLILKGGAIAASLMGDANASIPTPQPVHYRPMFASYGGSLHATSLTFISQAAQDAGLPEALGLKKKIAVVKGCREVQKTDLIHNDYLPNIDVDPQTYQVKADGVLLWCEPAETLPMAQRYFLF is encoded by the coding sequence ATGAAGATTTCCCGTCAAGCCTACGCCGACATGTTCGGCCCCACCGTCGGTGACAAGGTCCGCCTGGCCGACACCGAGCTGTGGATCGAAGTGGAAAAAGACTTCACCACCTACGGCGAAGAAGTGAAATTCGGCGGCGGCAAAGTCATCCGCGACGGCCAGGGCCAGAGCCAATTGCTCGCCGCTGAAGTGGTCGACACTGTCATCACCAACGCCTTGATCGTCGACCACTGGGGCATCGTCAAAGCCGATGTCGGCCTCAAGGACGGGCGCGTCGCCGGCATCGGCAAGGCCGGCAACCCGGACGTGCAGCCGAACGTCACCATGGCCATCGGCGCCAGCACCGAAGTCATCGCCGGTGAAGGCATGATCCTCACCGCCGGCGGCATCGACACCCACATTCACTTCATCTGCCCGCAGCAGATCGAAGAGGCGCTGATGAGCGGCGTCACCACCATGATCGGCGGCGGCACCGGCCCGGCCACCGGCACCAACGCGACAACCTGCACCTCCGGGCCCTGGCACCTGGCGCGGATGCTTCAAGCGGCGGATGCGTTCCCGATGAACATCGGCCTCACCGGCAAGGGCAACGCCAGCCTGCCGGAGCCGTTGATCGAGCAGGTCAAGGCCGGCGCCATTGGCCTCAAGTTGCACGAAGACTGGGGCACCACGCCCGCCAGCATCGACAACTGCCTGAGCGTGGCCGACCAGTACGATGTGCAGGTGGCGATCCACACCGACACCCTCAACGAATCCGGCTTCGTCGAAACCACCCTCGCCGCGTTCAAGGGCCGCACCATCCACACCTACCACACCGAAGGCGCGGGCGGCGGTCACGCCCCGGACATCATCAAGGCCTGCGGGTTTGCCAACGTGTTGCCGAGTTCGACCAACCCGACGCGGCCGTTCACCCGCAACACCATCGACGAACACCTCGACATGCTGATGGTCTGCCATCACCTGGACCCGAGCATTGCCGAAGACGTGGCGTTCGCCGAAAGCCGCATTCGCCGCGAGACGATTGCTGCCGAAGACATCCTCCACGACCTCGGCGCGTTCTCGATGATCAGCTCCGACAGCCAGGCCATGGGCCGGGTCGGCGAAGTGATCACCCGCACCTGGCAGACCGCCGACAAGATGAAAAAGCAGCGCGGCCCGCTGCCTCAGGACGGTGAAGGCAACGACAACTTCCGGGCCAAACGCTACATCGCCAAGTACACCATCAACCCGGCGATCACCCACGGCATCAGCCATGAAGTGGGCTCGATCGAAGTGGGTAAATGGGCCGATCTGGTGCTCTGGCGCCCGGCATTCTTCGGGGTCAAACCGACGTTGATCCTCAAGGGCGGCGCCATTGCGGCGAGCCTGATGGGGGACGCCAATGCCTCGATCCCAACGCCACAACCGGTGCACTACCGGCCGATGTTTGCCAGCTACGGTGGCTCGCTGCACGCCACCAGCCTGACCTTTATCAGCCAGGCCGCGCAGGACGCCGGTCTTCCCGAGGCGTTGGGTTTGAAGAAGAAAATCGCTGTGGTCAAAGGTTGCCGCGAGGTGCAGAAAACCGACCTGATCCACAACGACTACCTGCCGAACATCGACGTTGACCCGCAGACCTACCAGGTCAAGGCCGATGGCGTGTTGCTGTGGTGTGAGCCAGCCGAAACCCTGCCGATGGCCCAGCGCTATTTCCTGTTCTGA
- a CDS encoding urease subunit beta: MIPGEYQIQPGDIELNVGRRTVSLKVANSGDRPIQVGSHYHFFETNDALTFDRAASRGMRLNIPAGTAVRFEPGQSREVELVDLAGHRRVFGFAGRIMGDLD, encoded by the coding sequence ATGATTCCCGGTGAATACCAGATCCAGCCCGGCGACATCGAACTCAACGTCGGCCGCCGCACCGTCAGCCTGAAAGTGGCCAACAGCGGCGACCGGCCAATCCAGGTCGGCTCGCATTACCACTTTTTCGAAACCAACGATGCCCTGACCTTCGACCGCGCCGCCAGCCGTGGCATGCGCCTCAACATCCCGGCCGGCACTGCCGTGCGCTTCGAGCCGGGACAGAGCCGCGAGGTCGAGCTTGTGGATTTGGCCGGGCATCGACGAGTGTTCGGGTTTGCCGGGCGGATCATGGGCGACCTCGACTGA
- a CDS encoding GNAT family N-acetyltransferase, which produces MNAAQLRRVNVESFAHYRQGLIDLLLDAVGYGASVGFMADLDATQARAYFDDVQANLNLGNVLLWVVVKDEQVQASVQLTLCQKANGLNRAEVQKLLVREHARRRGLGQQLMSALELAARQHKRGMLYLDTEAGSPAEDFYKALGYTRAGQIPDYACDPAGNYRPTALYYKILQGVNG; this is translated from the coding sequence ATGAACGCCGCCCAACTGCGCCGCGTGAATGTTGAAAGCTTTGCGCACTATCGCCAGGGTTTGATTGATTTGCTGTTGGACGCCGTGGGCTATGGCGCCAGCGTTGGTTTCATGGCCGATCTGGATGCGACCCAGGCCCGGGCCTATTTCGATGACGTCCAGGCCAACCTGAACCTTGGCAATGTGTTGCTGTGGGTGGTGGTCAAGGACGAGCAGGTGCAAGCCAGTGTGCAACTGACCCTGTGCCAGAAAGCCAACGGCCTGAACCGTGCCGAAGTGCAGAAACTGCTGGTGCGCGAACACGCCCGCCGTCGCGGCCTTGGCCAGCAATTGATGAGCGCCCTGGAGCTCGCCGCCCGCCAGCACAAGCGCGGCATGCTCTACCTCGACACCGAGGCCGGCTCCCCTGCCGAAGACTTCTACAAGGCCCTGGGTTACACCCGCGCCGGTCAAATCCCCGACTACGCTTGCGACCCGGCCGGCAATTACCGGCCAACCGCCCTCTACTACAAGATTCTGCAAGGAGTGAATGGATGA
- a CDS encoding GNAT family N-acetyltransferase → MTYLIRDALHADLPAIRDIYNDAVLNTTAIWNEQAVDLGNRQAWFSARQSQGYPILVIVDGDNAVLGYASFGDWRPFDGFRHTVEHSVYVRSDQRGNGLGPQLMSVLIERAKGCDKHIMVAAIESGNAASIRLHERAGFAITGQMPQVGTKFGRWLDLTFMQLTLNPGAEPPIANKE, encoded by the coding sequence ATGACTTATCTCATTCGCGATGCGCTGCACGCCGACCTGCCCGCGATCCGTGACATCTACAACGATGCGGTGCTCAACACCACGGCGATCTGGAATGAACAAGCCGTGGATCTGGGCAATCGCCAGGCGTGGTTTAGCGCCAGGCAGTCCCAGGGTTATCCGATTCTGGTGATCGTCGACGGCGACAACGCAGTGCTGGGCTACGCTTCATTCGGGGACTGGCGGCCGTTCGACGGGTTTCGCCACACCGTCGAGCACTCGGTGTATGTGCGCAGCGACCAGCGCGGCAACGGCCTCGGCCCACAACTGATGAGCGTGTTGATCGAGCGCGCCAAAGGCTGCGACAAACACATCATGGTCGCCGCCATCGAAAGCGGTAACGCCGCTTCTATTCGTCTGCATGAGCGCGCCGGTTTTGCGATCACCGGGCAGATGCCCCAGGTGGGCACCAAGTTCGGGCGCTGGCTGGACCTGACCTTCATGCAACTGACCCTCAACCCAGGCGCGGAGCCGCCAATCGCCAACAAGGAGTGA
- the ureA gene encoding urease subunit gamma, which translates to MDLTPREKDKLLIFTAGLVAERRLARGVKLNYPEAMAYISAALLEGARDGRTVAELMHFGTTLLSREQVMEGIPEMIPEIQVEATFPDGTKLVTVHQPIV; encoded by the coding sequence ATGGACCTGACCCCACGCGAAAAAGACAAGCTGTTGATCTTCACCGCCGGCCTAGTTGCCGAGCGGCGTTTGGCTCGCGGCGTGAAACTCAATTACCCGGAAGCCATGGCCTACATCTCCGCGGCGCTGCTTGAAGGCGCCCGTGACGGTCGCACCGTGGCCGAGTTGATGCATTTCGGCACCACCCTGCTCAGCCGCGAACAAGTGATGGAAGGCATCCCGGAAATGATCCCGGAGATCCAGGTTGAAGCGACGTTTCCCGACGGCACCAAACTGGTCACCGTTCACCAACCCATCGTCTGA